ATTAGGCCATCGCCCCTCAAGGTGAGGGATGAAATCCCCGCGTTCTTGGAGCGTATCCAAGGGGACATATGCGGTCCAATTCAGCCCCTCACGGGGCCGTTTCGTTACTTCATGGTGCTCATTGATGCTTCCTCTAAATGGTCCAATGTTTGCCTGCTGTCAACACGGAACCATGCCTTTGCAAAGCTGATCTCTCAGATCATACAAATGAGGAATAATTTCCCTGATTATCGTATAAAGTCTATTCGAATGGACAACACCGGAGAATTTACTTCAAAGGCGTTCGATGATTATTGCATGGCAATGGGAATCAAAGTTGAGCACTCGGTACCGCATGTTCATACACAAAATGGACTTGCCGAGGCATTGattaaaagaattaaattcatTGCCCGACCGCTCCTTCAGGGTTGTAATTTACCAACTACATGTTGGGGCCACACAGTGTTACATGCGGCCAATCTCATCAACTTTCGACCGTCGGCCTACAACATCCACTCTCCTGTTCAGCTTGCGCAAGGGTCGGCATCGAAAATTTCCCACCTCCATAGGTTCGGTTGCCAGGtatatgtgccaataccaccacCTCAGCGATCAGCGATGGGCCCGCACTGTAAGTCTGGGATATACGTTGGTTATGAGACTGTGTCCATAATCAGGTATCTGGACCCCATGACAGGTGactgttgttggggaacgtagtaataattcaaaattttcctacgtgtcaccaagatcaatctaggagatgctagcaacgagagatagggagtgcatcttcatacccttgaagatcgctaagcggaagcgttacaagaacgcggttgatggagtcgtactcgtggtgattcaaatcacggaagatccgatctagcgccgaacggacggcgcctccgcgttcaacacacgtacagcccggggacgtctcctccttcttgatccaacaaggggagaggagaagttgagggaggactccggcagcacgacggcgtggtggtggagcttgtggtattcctgcagggcttcgccaagctctacggaggagaaggaagagttggaggagggaggggctgcgccagggaaggggtACGGCTGCCCTCTCtatccctcactatatatagggggaagggggggtggaggaggcgccctaggattccctaggggaggggtggcggccacaggggaaaccctagatgggtttgggcgccccccacccctaggaaacttgccccccaagtcaggaggggtggctgccctaggggaggcgcccccacctctccacgttatgtgagatggggtgggaggggcgcacagccccttagtgggctgatgtgccccctccccttggcccataaggccccccaacgcttgccggggcctccgaaacacctttcggtcacgctggtcgtcacccggtactcccagaacaattccggactccaatacccttcgtccaatatattgatcttcatctccggaccattccggagttccttgtcacgtccgggatctcatccgggactccgagcaaccttcggtaaccacatactatttcccataacaactctagcgtcaccgaaccttaagtgtgtagaccctacgggttcgggaaccatgcagacatgaccgagacatctctccggccaataaccaatagcgggatctggatacccatattggctcccacatgttccatgatgatctcatcggatgaaccacgatgtcggggattcgatcaatcccgtatacaattccctttgtctatcggtatgttacttgcccgatattcggtcgtcggtatcccaatacctcgttcaatctcgttaccggcaagtctctttactcgttccgtaacgcatgatcccgtgactaactccttagtcacattgagctcattatgatgatgcattaccgagtgggcccagagatacctctccgtcatacggagtgaaaaatcccagtctcgattcgtgccaacccgacagacactttcggagatacctgtagtgcacctttatagccacccagttacgttgtgacgtttggtacacccaaagcattcctacggtatccgggagttgcacaatctcatggtctaaggaaacgatacttgacattagaaaagctctagcaaaatgaactacacgatcttgtgctatgcttaggattgggtcttgtccatcacatcattctcctaatgatgtgatcccgttatcaatgacatccaatgtccatggtcaggaaaccataaccatctattgatcaacgagctagttaactagaggctcactagggacatgttgtggtctatgtattcacacatgtattacggtttccagttatataattatagcatgaacaatagacaattaccatgaacaaggaaatacaataatgaccattttattattgcctctagggcatatttccaacagtctcccacttgcactagagtcaataatctagttcacatcactatgtgattgtaatgaatccaacacccatggggtttgttcatatctcgcttgtgagagaggttattagtcaacgggtctgaacctttcagatccgtgtatGCTTTAaaaaatctctatgtcatcttgtagatgcagctactacgcgctacttggagctattccaaataactgctctactatacgaatccggttcactagggacatgttgtggtctatgtattcacacatgtattatggtttccagttaatacaattatagcatgaacaatagacaattatcatgaacaaggaaatacaatattgaccattttattattgcctctagggcatatttccaacaactgTCACACGGCTCGTTTTGCTGATTGCATTTTTAACGAGGATTTTTTCCCGACTTTAGGGGGAGAGAATCAACCCCTTGATGCTAAAAGTCGAGAAATCACGTGGCAAGCCACGGGAATCGACGCTCATGACCCGCGCACTACTGAGACTGAGAGAGAAGTCCAAAAGATAATAGATTTACAGTCATTAGCAAATCAACTGCCTGACCACTTTAGTGACTTAAAGACTGTGGCAAAATCGCATGTGTACGCGCGCAATGCACCGGAAAGGGTTGAAATACCGAAGAAAAATGATGGTATACCCGCTCCCGTCCAAAGGCCTAAAAGGACGAGAGATCCGGCTTCTCAAATCCCAAGTACTCGGGGACGCCCGACGAAAAAGGATAAGAGAGATTTATTACAGCCTGTCGCCAAAGTACCCCAAAGTGAAATGGGGAGCCAGTCGAGACCTCGCACAAGTACGGAAAATTCAATGCACGAAATTCCGGACTTAAACTTTCCCATAGGGGAAACACCCAGCGGAGATGTGTGCGCACTCGTCGGCGCGGGAAATCTAAAGGACCTTGCTCCCATAATGGGATATTTGGTAGAGCAACTGTTAGCGCCGGATGCGCTCCATGACGAAATGGCCATAAATTATATTTATACGGGGGAGTCCCTGAACCGAGCAACGGTTATTGTCGACATTTACTTTGCTACGAAAATTGCCTCAATCATAGATCTTGACCCTGAGCCTAACACGCTCGCTGATTGCAAGAAAAGGTCGGATTGGAAAGATTGGCAGCACGCAATTACTGCCGAATTATTATCTCTCAACAAAAGGAAGGTGTTCGGACCAGTTTGTCGAACTCCTCCCCACATTCGCCCTGTTGGCCATAGGTGGGTTTTTGTTCGaaatagagatgaaaataataAGGTAGTACGGTACAAAGAAAGGCTCGTCGCTCAAGGGTTCACTCAACGACCAGGTGTCGATTTTGAGGAGACTTATTCCCCAGTCATGGATGGAGTTACCTTTAGATACTTGATCTCGATGGCAGTAAACATGGGCTTGAAAATGAAACTAATGGATGTTGTCACTGCTTACCTGTATGGTAACTTGGATTTGAAAATATACATGAAGGTTCCTGAAGGTATCCCTGTTCCGAACCATGATAGAGAAAACATGAGTCTATACAGTGTTCAGCTTCAAAAGGCACTGTACGGACTCAGACAGTCTGGTAGAATGTGGTATAATCGCCTAAGCGATTTCCTTCATCAGAAGGGCTACACAAGCAATAAAGATTGCCCATGTGTTTTTATACGGCGATCCCAAGATGGATTCTATATAATCTCGGTGTACGTGGACGATTTAAACATAATCTGTACGCATGAGGATATTGAGGAAGCGAGTTCCTACCTGATGTTGGAATTcgagatgaaggatttgggtaaaaCCAAGTTCTGTCTAGGTCTGCAACTTGAACATTCCCCTGATGGGATTCTAGTGCACCAGTCGGCCTACACCCAGAAGGTGTTGGAGAGATTTGGATTTGACAAGTCATATCCTTCTAAGACCCCGATGGTCGGAAGATCTTTACAGCCAGACAAGGACCCGTTGCCAaaggaagagggggaggaaacTCTGGGACCAGAGGTTCCTTACCTGAGTGCAGTTGGAGCACTCATGTACCTCGCAAATTGTACACGGCCAGACATTGCGTTCGCCGTCAGTTTGCTTGCTCGGTACAGTTCTAAACCTACCAAGAGGCACTGGAAAGGTGTCAAGGACGTCTTCTGTTACCTGCAAGGGACCAAAGATCTTGGCCTGTTTTATAAAAGAAATCAAGACCTATCTATTATAGGCTATGCCGATGCTGGGTACCTATCGGACCCGCATGATTGCAAATCGCAGACTGGATATGTTTTCCTTTGTGGTGGAACTACGTTTTCCTGGAAATCGTCCAAGCAAACACTTGTGTCGACTTCCACGAACCACTCGGAAATCATGGCACTATTCGAAGCGTCAAAGGAGTGTGTATCGCTTCGGCGGATGATCGGCCACATTCAGCAGACATGTGGGCTGAACACCGTACAAACCCCTACCATTATCTATGAAGATAATGCTGCTTGTGTTGCACAAGTTCAGATGGGTTATGTGAAGAGTAACCTCACAAAGCATATTAGTCCCAAGTTCTTCTATGCACATGAGCTGCAACAGTTGAACGAGGTGAGAGTTTTGCATACTAAGTCCTGTGACAATCTTGCTGATATGTTCACTAAATCATTACCGGCATCAACCTTAGAGAGGTGTGTGCGTGGAATCGGTATGATAAGACTTAGAGAGATGCAAGGTTCAGGGGGAGAAACTTCACAAATTCGTCGTTAAAATCTCGATCCTGATGATCGAGTACTCAACTTGATGGTTGAGTGGATTGTACTCTTTTTTCCTTGAGTGAGTTTTCCTGATATTTCTCACACGAGGTTTTTGACGAGGCAATTCGTGCAATACAACAACGTATACTGTGTGCTCTTTCTTCATATTTTTTCCCACTAGATTTTTCGAAGTTTTGAGGCATGGATATACGGATAATTACCCAAGGGGGAGTGTTGGGAAACCGGCCCACCACGAGGGTGGCGGCGGCTAGCGCATGAAGCGCTCGGGATAGCCCCTCCCAGTTCCACATTTTACGTTAAGTGATTTCTTATCTCTTGACAGtgtacccctatataaagggacgaggAGCAATCATTGTAACCCCTGATAATTGATTAATAAAGCCGGTCTCCTCCATACTTCTCTGTGTCATTTACTTTCACACATTTTACGTTAAGTGATTTCTTATCTCTTGACAGtgtacccctatataaagggacgaggAGCAATCATTGTAACCCCTGATAATTGATTAATAAAGCTGGTCTCCTCCATACTTCTCTGTGTCATTTACTTTCACGTATTTGACTACGACGCTCGCTCTCGCTCCGCAACCTCGGACCGGACTTGCCGGCGAAGTTGCGGAACATGTTTAGCCCATGCAGTGCCACCACCGGCAATTTCACGAGATTGAGCGATGCAAATGCCGATATGTCATGCTTGACCGGCATGTCATTGTGGTGGGAAGAAGCGAGCGGCCGTGGTGACCTGGTGTCGCCGACCGCCAATTCTGACCGAGACCAAACCGAACCTTTTCTTTTTTTCAACCTAGTCGTGTGGTCAGTCACCCACCGCACCACCCAAAACCAAGCGTCCCAGCCAGACCAAGCTACCGAGAAACCACGCGCACGCGGCGCGGGAGAGCAACCCTGAACCAACTGCTGGGTGCTGGCCCGCACGCGAGCCCACCTCACGTCCGGCCGGTTCGCGCCGTGTCTCCGACGCCActtccctccctccctccttccCCGCCCGGATCGGGCTCGCCGGCACCGCCCATGGCGTCCTCCTCGGCGCTGCTCACGGGGGAGCGCCTCGTCGTCTTCCTCTTCGCCGCGCGCGTCGCGCTCGCCGCCCCGGCCCGCCTCGCGGCCCCGCTCGCGCTCCTCGCGGGAGCCGCCCTCGCCGTCGAGCTCGCGGTGGACCGCTCCGCCGCGGCCCCTTCCTCCCCGCTCCGCCGGTTCAGGACAAGGTGCGGTCGCTCTCCCTTGCCTCGTCCCCACCGCATCCCACGGGGTTAAACAAAATCATCGCGATTCGGCCACCCAGGCGGATTTCCCAGAGCGTAAATTTGGCCTCGTTCGGTTCCCCACCAGATAAATGCGTGCGTTTAGATGAGCTCCACGGAAGCGAGGTTCTCTCGCAAAAATCTCTAGCACGAAATGGTCAAGACCGCCTCATTTCATTGGGTTGCCGACAAAATTGGGGATTATTGGCGGTGTAGTTAGGGCAATAGCAGATGAGCGGGGGATGCAAATAGGAGCTTAATCCTGGGCTCAGATGGCAATTACCGCTTAATCCTTGTTCGAATTGTTATTTAACATACGCAGTAGAAATGCGACTTATTCATGGTGTAGCGACCACCGTCAAGTAGAATGCACAAGTTCAGGGGGGCTGTTGAGATTCATTTTAGGTCCTATGATGCGCAACCCCAATTGCATTTTAGCTACTATCCCCGAGTAGAATGTACAGGTTCAGGGGATCTGTTGAGATTTATTTTAGGTCCTATGATGAGCAACCCCAATTGCATACCTCTACTGTACATCCTATTTGAGTTATGTGGCTACTTAATTCTATATCGCGTCTTTTGTGGCAAGctacaaaaaataaaattgaacCTAGTGCTTGGTGTCTGATGTATATAGTCATATATCCTCCAGGCCAGGTGCTTCATCAGGCATTCTTCTTGGCGCAACTACTTTGCCATGTGTCATGCTTGCACGGTTAATCCAGCTTTCGAGGATCTTACCGACAGATCCCAATGGAGCACAAGGTATACTCCTAATtttatcatcttcatcaacaattgAACAAGTCAGAGGACTTGTGAAGTGCATTTATCCTCTGTTTTATGTGCCATTGAACCTTTCTTTTTGTGATGCATACATTTTACCTTTTACTAAATACATATATTTTTGTTTATGTGGCCAGAATTTGCATACCTCGAAATGCAGTATTGGGCAGTATCCATCAGCTGCGCCAGTGTGCTGGCTTTCTTCCTTTGGCATCTACGTCAGTCTGCCAACAATGAGATTTCTAAAGCTTTGAAATATGGTTCATTGATGGTAGTTTTATACCTCGTGACATTCTTGCTGTTCTTCCTACTGAAGACTGATGGAGGTAACATGCAAGACTTCATCTGCATTCAACGATAATTACATTGTGTTTTTTTTGGGATCTAATTCAAGTCCAAAGATGACAAGGATTTGACAAAATATTCGTGTTGAATTTATTGTAGGTCTGTTAGCGATGACCAAAAATGGGTATCTACTCTGCCATGGTGTGGCTGCTGTGATCTTGATCAAGCACATTCTAGAGAAGTTCCCTTCATGTTCATCTTTTGGTTTGTACCTGAAGTCTAAGATGTAATTAGATCTTTATTTCTATTCTTCTGTTTATATCTGATTGCATATCCTAATAGGCATTTATACATTTTCCTAGATACCTTATGGATTAAGATAAATCCCATGCAGAAATATACACACACATAAGAACGGTTGCAATTGCCCCCACTTTGTTTAGTATCTTTTGCATGTAAGGCCAACTATTTTGTATGGTTCTTGTTTAGTAGTGCAATTTATTAGTATATCTATCTCCTCTTCGCTTTGACTTGGAAGTGCAACCTTTTTCTTATTTACACTCTTCTGTAAATTCCAGGGGAAGGACTTCTGGTATCAAGTGGTCTCGTTGTTTACTTTGGTGATATTCTGGCTCGTACTCTTTCAAAGGTGTGAATTGTTCCTAACTATATGTTTGCCATAAAGAAAGTGCAAATCTAACGTTTTGTATCATTTTAATTGCACTGGCAGATGGAGGTCTCTGCATCATCAGGAGCATTCATACACACACCTGGAACTCAAAGCGAGATAGCCACCGTTATTCAGGTAGAGTTTTTGTTATTTTGATGGTCTGGCTTGAGCTATATAGCATTTACATCTCGAACTTCTTTTGGCAGGGGGTTTTGCTTGGTCTTTTTCTACTTCCCTTGCTGTACAAAAGTTCTCTCCAAGTTTGGGTTTACTGTCGAACATTGGGCAAGCAACGAACACAAGCAATTGAGAAACGAGCAGAAAAAGGAACAGGTTCTGCTGTATTTTATGTCTCGTTGTTGGTGGTGTTATTGTTCTTAGTGCCGTCATGGACGCGGCTTGTTCAAGGTCTTGAAGTCCATCCGTTTGTTTGGTAAGAATCACCGTTTGGCTTTCATGGGAAGAGCATACCACTCATCGTTAGTGGAATTAATATTTTAACTGTGCACTCTGTTCTTTCTCAGAAAATCTTCTGTATATTTACAGATACTGACTTTGTTGTTTGCTTAATGGCTCATTATTTCACAGGGTTCTTAACTACATGTTCACCAATTCAGATGAACGGCTTCTTTTATGCGCATACTGGATATTTGTCATATGTGTATCAATTAGAAGGTTCTACAGCATATCAAAGCAAAGTAAAACAGAGAGAATTCTTTTGCGCAAGTATTATCATCTTGTTGCTGTCCTGATTTTCTCTCCTGCCGTTATATTTCAAGTAATGTATACATCTTTTTTAATCTAACTCCACTAGAATATTTCGAAAGTTATTGTGATAAATTTGGTCTATGCTTTCCAGCCTGCTTTCTTGGACTTGGCATTTGGTGCAGCATTTGCTCTTTTCTTAATACTGGAGATGATTCGTGTAAGAATGTTTTGATTCTCCCATGTCCTTGCTCACTCTCTTCCCTTTTCCCTTTCAACAGTATATATTATGCCAAGTTGTGCTCATTTCTCCACAAATGTTCAACTATGTCCTCAGGTTTGGGAAGTATACCCTCTTGGGCACACCATACATCAATTCATGAATGCTTTCACTGACCATCGTGATTCTGAGATTCTAATTATTAGGTAAGCGTGATTTACTAGTCTTTATTTTCCATATTTTACATCTTTCACTGTAGGATATAACGTCTTTTTTTTTCCAGTCATTTCTCACTCTTACTGGGCTGCGCACTTCCTAAATGGATGTCATCTGGATTCAATGACCGACCCCTAGCCCCTTTTGCTGGAATTCTCAGCTTAGGGATAGGTGATACAATGGTAGGTCCAGTGGCCTGTTAATATTCCCTACTCTACGTCTTCTTCTAATACAAAATGACGTGCACTTAGGTGTGTGTCCCAGGAAAAACAATCCTTGTTGTACTGTGTTATATCTGATGTATTCTCTGATTTGTACCCAGGCATCAATGATAGGGTACAAGTATGGTGTCCTAAGATGGAGCAAGACAGGAAGTGAGTTCGGTTTTCTTTATTCCTTGGTCCTTCTGCACTTGTCCGCTGAACACTTATGTGTGTTTTCCTGATATGTTAGAGAAAACAATTGAAGGCACGGCAGCAGGCATAACTTCTGTACTGGCAGCCTGCTCAATCTTGGTGACACTCTTAGCTTCAAGTGGATACATTCTTTCACAGGTTCGATCCCTTAATTTCTTGCACCGAACCGACCGAAGCTTTATGCTAGAACATGCAACACAGCTCGAATAAACTGCCACTGACCGTTTTTCATACGTTGACACAGCACTGGTTGTCACTTTCGGTAGCTGTGACGTTGAGCTTATTATTGGAAGCATATACGACACAGCTGGATAACGCTTTCATACCCCTTGTGTTCTATAGCCTTCTATGTCTGTAAATGAAGAGCAACCTGTTGTACATCCAACTGACCTTGAGGTCCTCTTTTTGGTTACTGCTAATATATATAGCACAGCAAGGCAATAGCTACAGGTATTTGGTCTCTTTGCCTCCTTGGTGCTCCTTTATACCACCTCTGATTGAAAGTGTAGGCTTAGGTATAAGAATATAAAAATAGAATTAGTGAATACGGAGTACTTCAGTAGAGAACATCTTTGGTACAGATGAAGCGCTCTGCTATAATTGTAAGTTTGTAACAGCTTATCTTGAAGTGGTTCCATTCCATTAGTTCTTTTGGTCTTCTGTTGGTTGCATCAAAATGTGAGTTGTATGAATTAGGACGATTGGATATTATGGTCCAAGAAGGTAGGAACAATAGCAAAACAGTAGCATAAGTTTATTTTAGCAACTATAGCATAAGGTCAATTATTAATTATTAGCCATAAAACAACTATAATACAAGTTACTTAATAAATTAGAACAGTAGCATATAAGTCATTTTAACAGTGGCATTATTGCATTTGGCCGCTCCATAGCAAAATTACTTGCAAAACAATAgtataaaatcattttaaaatgACATTAGATGAATTTAACTACTAACCATGTCAAATTTTAAATAGCATCAGGTGAATTTAACTACTTAAGATATAGCAAAATTTAATATGGCAATCAACGGCTCGATGGTCAGTGCTGCACATGGGTCGTATCTCGGTGAAGCCTAGGAGGTGGCTTGGGGTCATGTTGGTTGCGACCATCTTTATCCTTGCTTCTTTGTCATCGACGCCTCTGCTCAGATGGCAGATGTGAGACCGGTGCGCTGCCCACGACTCGCACTATGCGCTGGTCCCATGTCCTCCTATGTCGAGACCTTGCGCTGCGCCACACCCTCCTCCTGTGCTCTTTCATGTGTCACTTGACATTTTCCTCCTCGGGGTGAGCTCAACAAGCTGGATGAGGAGATGTTGGCTCCACTCACACCACACCATCATGtttagagagagaaagagagtaATTGTCTCGTCGAGAGGGGTGTGCGAGAGTGTAAGAGGGTTATGATTTCTAACGTGAGCAGAGCTTATATAATGTCCAGAAACATCAGATATTGTAGTCGTCAAATATCATGTATGAATTTATGATGTGTCTGCACGCACAAGAGCCCTTTCGGCCTGGCACTTCGCACACACTGGCCCACGTGTACCTTTGCATGCGATAGCCATGTTACACACACATTTGGTACTTCAACCAGACCATGGGCGACGAGGAGTGTTGTGAGGTCTTCTGTGCAGTATCTTCACCTTGACACCAAATTAAGCACAATAATAGCATCACAAATTACTTGCGTCTTATAGTACCTTACACATACAACATCTCTCTCAGAGATATTAGTTCGTCAACAATTTCCATGCTATATCCATTGCTCCGTCTTAAAGTGAACAAACTAGATCGACCTTGGCCACATCGGATCAGAGTATTGATCACACTGCATAGGGAACCAAACTAAGAGTTGTATCTCCACTAACATACAACTCACCACACTCTCTCTCTTTTTAATTATACTATTTCACTACAAGATTTTGCCTATGAAGCCCACAAGCATTGGGAGTGTCCAATTCCACTTAACCCGTGCTATATTCATTTCTTAGTCTTAAAGTAAACAAACTCAATCAACCTTGGCCACCACCACTGCCGGAGCCCCCGGCGACACCTCCACTGGCCGACCCAACTCCACTACCCCCTCCGCTTCCGGCAGAACCATTTGCGCTACCAGACCCTCCGCCACCGCCCACCGCATTACCAGCACGGCCAACGCCACTACCACCACCGGAGCTGCCATCGCTGCTGCCCCCGCTTCCACCTCCAACACCACCGCCTCCTCCGTTGCTCACACTCACCCCACCACGCCCGATGTGAACACCGACACCGCCTCCAGCCCCACCTCTTGCACGCACACCGCCGGAGCTACCGGCCCCACCCCCACCTCCGCCGATCCCCACATCCACACCACCACGCCCCACGTCAATGCCAACCCCCGCACCCGCGCCACCGCCGGCACTCGCACCGCCACCACGGGTAGTGCCAGCTCCGCCTCCAAGCCCACCGCCAACAGCGATGGACACGGCACGGCCTACGCTCACACCGAAGCCCCGGCCACCACCCTCCCCGCCGCCACCTTTGATGGAGAACGACTTGCTGTCATCAAGTGCGTTTTTGTCCTCTGGTAGGAGCCTTGCTTGGGCAAGCTGGAGAAGTGAAACGCACAGCAGCACTAGAGCTGGGATGGACAGACGGCGGCAGGCGGTGGGAGCGGCCATGGAGGAACTGCAAGGATGAACGGCGCAGTTGCTTGTGTAGGTGTGCTGATGACCCTGTTGTGCGCAAGTGCGTGGATTTTTATAGAACAAATAAAGCCGATGTCTCCATACTGGAATAAGTAGCCACAAAGTATCCCCTAAAAAAAGTAGCCACAAAGTAAAGGTGATATGATCCTGGTGAGCTGTATAGCAATT
The sequence above is a segment of the Aegilops tauschii subsp. strangulata cultivar AL8/78 chromosome 6, Aet v6.0, whole genome shotgun sequence genome. Coding sequences within it:
- the LOC109781234 gene encoding dolichol kinase EVAN translates to MASSSALLTGERLVVFLFAARVALAAPARLAAPLALLAGAALAVELAVDRSAAAPSSPLRRFRTRPGASSGILLGATTLPCVMLARLIQLSRILPTDPNGAQEFAYLEMQYWAVSISCASVLAFFLWHLRQSANNEISKALKYGSLMVVLYLVTFLLFFLLKTDGGLLAMTKNGYLLCHGVAAVILIKHILEKFPSCSSFGEGLLVSSGLVVYFGDILARTLSKMEVSASSGAFIHTPGTQSEIATVIQGVLLGLFLLPLLYKSSLQVWVYCRTLGKQRTQAIEKRAEKGTGSAVFYVSLLVVLLFLVPSWTRLVQGLEVHPFVWVLNYMFTNSDERLLLCAYWIFVICVSIRRFYSISKQSKTERILLRKYYHLVAVLIFSPAVIFQPAFLDLAFGAAFALFLILEMIRVWEVYPLGHTIHQFMNAFTDHRDSEILIISHFSLLLGCALPKWMSSGFNDRPLAPFAGILSLGIGDTMASMIGYKYGVLRWSKTGKKTIEGTAAGITSVLAACSILVTLLASSGYILSQHWLSLSVAVTLSLLLEAYTTQLDNAFIPLVFYSLLCL
- the LOC109781232 gene encoding uncharacterized protein, with the protein product MAAPTACRRLSIPALVLLCVSLLQLAQARLLPEDKNALDDSKSFSIKGGGGEGGGRGFGVSVGRAVSIAVGGGLGGGAGTTRGGGASAGGGAGAGVGIDVGRGGVDVGIGGGGGGAGSSGGVRARGGAGGGVGVHIGRGGVSVSNGGGGGVGGGSGGSSDGSSGGGSGVGRAGNAVGGGGGSGSANGSAGSGGGSGVGSASGGVAGGSGSGGGQG